Sequence from the Thermocoleostomius sinensis A174 genome:
ATGGCGCTTTCTGGGTATCTTGAACTTGGGCATCAATCAGCCCTTGTATTCAGTCTCCTGGTGAATCCGTTCCATCAGGCACCCAGTCAAGTACAAACCAGTCTCGATGCGATAGTAGAACAGTTAGCTCAAGTGCGATCGTGTTGAATTGGGCGATTGCTTCGACCGTCCGTATTGAATTGTGATTGGATAGTTTAACCCAATCACCCAATCACCCAGTTAGGAAGCACGGCCCACCATCAGGCGATCGGACGGTTGAATTTGGTACTTGATGAGATTGGCAAGCTCTTGAAGTTGGCTGATGGCTTCTGCTCCTTCTAGCTTCATCAACTCCCGATCGTCTCGCATCTCCGTCCAGGTAATTCCGTAGTCTGAAACCAAAAAACGAATCAAATGGTTTTCGCCCAAACTGACCATGAACGATGCACTACTCATCTGCCCACCACAGGTATAGCAAGAAGCCAAATAGCCTCGTTGCTCCAGCACAATGGCAAGCGCTTGAAGATTCATTACAAGGTCATGGACGAATTGGCGATGTTGTTCTGCAAGTCTAAGGAACATAACTTGACCTCCTATCACCACACATATCACACAATTTTAGACCTTTTTATAATTTCTTAAGTATTTAAATTCTTTACGTGTGATGCAGGAATATACTCCAGGTGGTGGTGTTGAAATGACGAAAACGAGCCGTTAACAAAGAATTAAAAGTTAATAATTAAGCGATGCAGACCAATGAGGGTTGTTACTGTAGAGTTGCTAGCTCAGGGTAACTGACTGCTGATTCGGATAAAAGTATCAGGCACAACAGTCAAGCTCATCCTAAGAAGCATTGAACTGTACAAACACCCTTTCAAACCAGCGTAGCCTTTAAGTTGAACTCCCTGCCAGTAGATAGTTAAATTTCTTA
This genomic interval carries:
- a CDS encoding DUF1815 family protein — protein: MFLRLAEQHRQFVHDLVMNLQALAIVLEQRGYLASCYTCGGQMSSASFMVSLGENHLIRFLVSDYGITWTEMRDDRELMKLEGAEAISQLQELANLIKYQIQPSDRLMVGRAS